One Micromonospora sp. WMMD1120 genomic region harbors:
- a CDS encoding zinc-dependent alcohol dehydrogenase — translation MRAVVFHGLGDVRVDTVDDPGIEEPTDAVVRLTTAAICGTDLHFVRGTVPGMKEGKILGHEGVGVVEAVGRDVRNLRPGDRVVVSAVLGCGSCGFCRAGHFAQCDNVNPYGPRSGTGSFGSPEQQGPFNGLQAEYARVPFAHTNLFRIPASISDDQAITLSDIYPTGYFGAVVADVSDGKVATVWGCGPVGQFAVRSAFQRGAARVIAVDGHPDRLEHAQAAGAEVINFNEVDPVEAIMDLTRGIGADCAIDAVGVDAESPKSGPASGAARDADQRHRDERAQIAPESNQRGEHWKPGDAPSQAQSWAVDSLAKMGTLGIVGVYPMTDRFFPIGTVLARNLTVKAGNGNHPRYIPRLMAMIEAGQVHPESVLTQQQPLADAIAAYQQFDLRSPGWLKAVLRP, via the coding sequence ATGAGAGCTGTGGTCTTTCACGGACTCGGAGACGTCCGGGTGGACACGGTCGACGATCCGGGCATCGAGGAGCCGACCGACGCGGTGGTGCGGCTGACCACCGCCGCCATCTGCGGCACGGACCTGCATTTCGTACGGGGCACGGTGCCGGGGATGAAGGAGGGGAAGATCCTCGGCCACGAGGGTGTGGGCGTGGTGGAGGCCGTCGGCAGGGACGTCCGTAACCTCAGGCCCGGTGACCGGGTGGTCGTCTCGGCGGTGCTCGGCTGCGGGTCCTGTGGCTTCTGCCGGGCCGGGCACTTCGCGCAGTGCGACAACGTCAATCCCTACGGCCCCCGCTCCGGGACCGGGTCGTTCGGCTCGCCCGAGCAGCAGGGTCCGTTCAACGGCTTGCAGGCCGAGTACGCGCGGGTGCCCTTCGCGCACACCAACCTGTTCCGGATACCCGCCTCGATCTCCGACGACCAGGCGATCACGTTGTCGGACATCTACCCGACCGGCTACTTCGGCGCCGTCGTCGCCGACGTCAGCGACGGAAAGGTCGCGACGGTGTGGGGCTGCGGGCCGGTCGGACAGTTCGCCGTCCGATCGGCGTTCCAGCGCGGCGCGGCGCGGGTCATCGCCGTCGACGGTCACCCCGATCGGCTCGAGCACGCACAGGCGGCGGGCGCCGAGGTGATCAACTTCAACGAGGTCGACCCGGTCGAAGCGATCATGGACCTGACCCGGGGCATCGGCGCGGACTGCGCCATCGACGCGGTCGGGGTGGACGCGGAGAGCCCGAAGTCCGGGCCGGCGAGCGGCGCGGCCCGAGACGCCGACCAGCGACACCGCGACGAGCGGGCGCAGATCGCGCCGGAGAGCAACCAGCGGGGCGAGCACTGGAAACCCGGTGACGCGCCGAGCCAGGCCCAGTCCTGGGCCGTCGACAGCCTCGCCAAGATGGGCACCCTGGGTATCGTGGGCGTCTACCCGATGACCGACAGATTCTTCCCGATCGGCACGGTGCTCGCCCGCAACCTGACCGTCAAGGCGGGCAACGGCAACCACCCCCGCTACATACCCCGGTTGATGGCCATGATCGAGGCCGGTCAGGTCCACCCGGAGAGCGTGCTGACCCAGCAACAGCCCCTCGCCGACGCGATCGCCGCCTACCAGCAGTTCGATCTGCGCAGCCCCGGATGGCTCAAGGCGGTCCTGCGCCCCTGA
- a CDS encoding AraC family transcriptional regulator, with protein MRFEHRDVETDASVVDRVWRTHSAVGDTMTSAARTCCHLVLTRMRGRLHVSLRGPETRATTAPVPPDAEFLGVRLALGAVLRPHPAASIVDGFVPLPVTESGRVVIGGEDWEAPTYENVEQFVRRLLGAGMLVRSPLRAEEHPAGHPEVRSQRTRQRRHRALTGLSRTAVAQIDRVNAAATMLRHGDDWRAVVETLGYFDQAHLGHALRRYLGRTARELRGDDDAAMSFLYKIRPSPGS; from the coding sequence GTGCGTTTCGAGCACCGCGACGTCGAGACGGACGCGAGCGTCGTCGACCGGGTGTGGCGCACCCACAGCGCGGTCGGGGACACCATGACCTCGGCGGCGCGCACCTGCTGTCACCTGGTGCTCACCCGGATGCGGGGGCGTCTGCACGTCAGCCTGCGCGGACCGGAGACGAGGGCGACCACCGCGCCGGTCCCGCCGGACGCCGAGTTCCTCGGGGTCCGGCTGGCCCTCGGCGCCGTCCTGCGGCCGCACCCCGCCGCCTCGATCGTCGACGGATTCGTCCCCCTCCCGGTGACCGAGTCCGGCCGGGTGGTCATCGGTGGGGAGGACTGGGAGGCGCCGACGTACGAGAACGTCGAGCAGTTCGTCCGGCGCCTGCTGGGCGCGGGGATGCTGGTGCGGTCGCCGCTACGGGCCGAGGAGCATCCGGCCGGGCACCCGGAGGTCCGTTCCCAGCGAACCCGTCAGCGGCGTCATCGCGCGCTCACCGGCCTGTCGCGGACCGCCGTGGCGCAGATCGACCGGGTCAACGCCGCTGCCACGATGCTGCGTCACGGCGACGACTGGCGCGCCGTCGTCGAGACGCTGGGCTACTTCGACCAGGCGCACCTGGGGCATGCGCTCCGTCGCTACCTCGGGCGCACCGCCCGGGAGCTACGGGGGGACGACGACGCGGCGATGTCGTTCCTGTACAAGATCCGTCCGTCGCCGGGGAGCTAA
- a CDS encoding dihydrofolate reductase family protein, with amino-acid sequence MLLSVNVFVSLDGIMQGPGAPDEDRSGDFDRGGWLVPHASAHTNEVVQGWFRRADAFLFGRTSYRLLGGYWPQVTAPDDLIATKLNTLPKYVVSTTLTDEQADWSPTTVLRSDIVEAVRRLKELPGGELQVHGSWRLVQTLHQAGLVDLYRLLQYPVVVGAGKRLFPDGSTPATFSLSDGPGVVLPGGVTSLTLRPAMLGALSSGAYTVRTGRSTAVVD; translated from the coding sequence GTGCTGCTCAGCGTCAACGTCTTCGTCAGCCTCGACGGAATCATGCAGGGGCCGGGAGCGCCGGACGAGGATCGCTCGGGCGACTTCGACCGCGGCGGGTGGCTCGTCCCGCACGCGTCCGCGCACACCAACGAGGTCGTCCAGGGCTGGTTCCGGAGGGCGGACGCCTTCCTCTTCGGGCGTACGAGCTACCGCCTGCTCGGCGGGTACTGGCCGCAGGTCACCGCGCCCGACGACCTGATCGCGACCAAGCTGAACACGCTGCCGAAGTACGTGGTCAGCACCACGCTGACCGACGAGCAGGCCGACTGGAGCCCGACCACCGTCCTCCGCTCCGACATCGTCGAGGCGGTGCGTCGGCTCAAGGAGCTGCCCGGTGGGGAACTCCAGGTCCACGGCAGCTGGCGGCTCGTGCAGACGCTGCACCAGGCGGGGCTGGTCGACCTCTACCGGCTGCTTCAGTACCCGGTCGTCGTCGGCGCCGGGAAACGTCTGTTCCCGGACGGATCGACGCCCGCGACGTTCTCCCTCAGCGACGGGCCCGGAGTGGTGCTACCCGGCGGTGTCACCTCGCTGACGCTGAGGCCCGCCATGCTGGGCGCGCTCTCGTCCGGTGCGTACACCGTGCGGACCGGACGCTCGACGGCGGTCGTCGACTGA
- a CDS encoding glycoside hydrolase family 6 protein: MHRPETILAQAVASVLVMGSLAGPASAAEPPTRPDNPYVGARVYVNPEWSDRAAAEPGGDAVAGQPTAVWLDRIASIGGAAGAMGLRAHLDAAVAQHADLVQVTLYNLPARDCGRHAPQGELSIEDSDRYRAEFVDPIVETLAAPEYANLRIVAFVEPGSLSDLVVNTGSRYHATAGCDEVLARGTYLEGVGYALARLGTLPNVYSYLDISHHGDVGWPEDSEPLRTVLLQATTAAGSTPANVHGFVTNVANYSVLREEHFRVDDVVNGQPVYQSKWVDWNPFVDEVPYARHMRESLTAAGFPVTAGVVVDTSRNGWGGPNRPTGPVATGDLNRYVDGSRIDRRAVVGNWCNQVGAGLGQRPAAEPEPGIDAYVWVKPPGESDGAASRPIMGQPYEPMCDPYYASPRGSSYDTGATPSAPPFGEWFPAHFRQLLANAWPPL; the protein is encoded by the coding sequence ATGCACCGCCCGGAAACCATACTCGCTCAGGCTGTCGCGTCCGTGCTCGTCATGGGCTCGCTCGCCGGTCCGGCCAGCGCCGCCGAACCGCCGACCCGACCGGACAACCCCTACGTCGGCGCCCGGGTCTACGTCAACCCCGAATGGTCCGATCGTGCCGCCGCGGAGCCCGGGGGCGACGCCGTCGCCGGGCAGCCGACCGCCGTCTGGCTGGATCGGATCGCCAGTATCGGTGGCGCGGCCGGGGCGATGGGCCTGCGCGCGCATCTGGACGCGGCCGTCGCGCAGCACGCCGATCTCGTCCAGGTGACCCTCTACAACCTGCCGGCCCGCGACTGTGGCCGACACGCCCCGCAGGGCGAGTTGTCGATCGAGGACAGCGACCGGTACCGAGCGGAGTTCGTCGACCCGATCGTTGAGACCCTCGCTGCTCCCGAGTACGCCAACCTGCGGATCGTCGCCTTCGTCGAACCAGGCTCGCTGTCCGATCTGGTGGTCAACACCGGCAGTCGGTACCACGCCACAGCGGGCTGCGACGAGGTGTTGGCACGCGGCACCTACCTGGAGGGTGTCGGGTACGCCCTGGCCCGGCTCGGCACCCTGCCCAACGTCTACTCCTACCTGGACATCAGCCACCACGGCGACGTCGGCTGGCCGGAAGACTCCGAGCCGCTGCGCACAGTGCTGCTCCAGGCCACGACCGCCGCCGGCAGCACGCCGGCCAACGTCCACGGATTCGTCACCAACGTCGCCAACTACTCGGTGCTGCGCGAGGAGCACTTCCGCGTCGACGACGTCGTCAACGGCCAACCGGTGTACCAGTCGAAGTGGGTCGACTGGAATCCGTTCGTCGACGAGGTGCCGTACGCGCGGCACATGCGGGAGAGCTTGACGGCGGCGGGCTTTCCGGTGACGGCGGGAGTGGTGGTCGACACCTCTCGCAACGGGTGGGGCGGCCCCAACCGACCCACCGGACCGGTCGCCACCGGCGACCTGAACCGGTACGTCGACGGCAGCCGGATCGACCGGCGCGCGGTCGTCGGCAACTGGTGCAACCAGGTGGGGGCCGGCCTCGGCCAGCGGCCTGCCGCTGAGCCGGAGCCGGGCATCGACGCCTACGTCTGGGTCAAGCCGCCCGGTGAGTCCGACGGCGCTGCGAGTCGCCCGATCATGGGACAGCCGTACGAGCCGATGTGCGACCCGTATTATGCCTCGCCGCGCGGATCCTCGTACGACACCGGAGCGACGCCGAGCGCCCCGCCGTTCGGCGAGTGGTTCCCGGCGCACTTCCGGCAGTTGCTGGCGAACGCCTGGCCACCGCTCTGA
- a CDS encoding DUF4253 domain-containing protein, which translates to MLSDLDQIEAALLGTPLAGLPTGYGPGGTVLVGGVDPGRLLTAWQAAEALVPVTGRRPILITDDFVGRLELRPEPQPGPAESELLAFAEAARSSDPWSTYRHHGADDEVQEGEAEYYAHGVAGADLTDLASDVALPTSRPALERALYDRLLADPDRYAEVLATVEFLTQTDYWFTPDSVLLMLLPTDDVRSSGYWVDHYGALTLEHRQQLAEVLARWRDRWDARLVASWGTMLQFQVGRRPSPGDEAWTAAGQIKALAPNLDLSQWEVAVALPAGGAWFLHDRP; encoded by the coding sequence GTGCTCAGCGACCTCGACCAGATCGAAGCGGCCCTCCTCGGCACTCCCCTCGCCGGCCTGCCCACCGGATACGGCCCCGGGGGCACCGTCCTCGTCGGCGGCGTCGACCCCGGCCGACTGCTGACGGCCTGGCAGGCCGCCGAGGCCCTGGTCCCGGTCACCGGACGCCGCCCGATCCTGATCACCGACGACTTCGTCGGCAGGCTGGAGTTGCGGCCGGAGCCCCAGCCGGGGCCGGCGGAGTCGGAGTTGCTGGCGTTCGCCGAGGCCGCCAGGTCGTCCGACCCCTGGTCGACCTACCGCCACCACGGGGCGGACGACGAGGTCCAGGAGGGCGAGGCCGAGTACTACGCGCACGGCGTGGCCGGCGCCGACCTGACCGACCTGGCGTCGGATGTGGCGCTGCCGACCTCGCGCCCCGCGCTGGAGCGGGCGCTCTACGACCGGCTGCTCGCCGACCCCGACCGGTACGCCGAGGTTCTGGCCACAGTGGAGTTCCTCACCCAGACCGACTACTGGTTCACGCCGGACAGCGTCCTGCTCATGCTGCTCCCCACCGATGACGTACGCAGCTCGGGGTACTGGGTGGACCACTACGGCGCTCTCACCCTCGAACACCGGCAGCAGCTCGCCGAGGTGCTGGCGCGGTGGCGGGACCGGTGGGACGCCCGCCTGGTCGCCTCCTGGGGCACCATGCTCCAGTTCCAGGTCGGTCGCCGGCCGTCGCCGGGTGACGAGGCGTGGACCGCCGCCGGGCAGATCAAGGCGCTCGCCCCGAACCTCGATCTGAGCCAGTGGGAGGTCGCTGTCGCCCTGCCCGCCGGTGGCGCGTGGTTCCTGCACGACCGACCCTGA
- a CDS encoding acyl-CoA synthetase has translation MRLLAGLARSTPAADDLLRFGPVTMSAERLLECASAVADDLHGEPVVAVHATATAETVVGVLGALLGGAAVVPVPPDSGPRERAHILRDSGATLLLAGAEDVPAEVDVRRVDLTRTSSTRHPEPGPEQPALIMYTSGTTGAPKGAVLTHGAVEAGIDALAEVWAWTPDDVLVHGLPLFHVHGLVLGVLGALRVGCRLRHTGRPTPEAYAAAGGSLYFAVPTVWSRICAQPDVAERLSSARLLVSGSAALPGPVFDRMRQLTGHRPVERYGMTETLITLSNRADDPARRPGVVGAPVPGVRTRVVDEDGRAVPADGTAIGELWVRGPMLFSGYLGRPDITAAVRDDDGWFRTGDIASVAPDGAHRIVGRRSTDLIKSGGYRIGAGEVEDALLAHPDVREAAVVGTPDDDLGQQVTAFVVADQVTAAELVDFVARTLSAHKRPRRISFLDALPRNAMGKVQKHLLVD, from the coding sequence ATGCGTCTGCTCGCCGGTCTCGCCCGGTCCACGCCCGCCGCCGACGATCTGCTCCGGTTCGGGCCGGTGACGATGTCCGCCGAGCGTCTGCTGGAGTGCGCCAGCGCGGTCGCCGACGACCTGCACGGGGAGCCGGTTGTCGCGGTGCACGCCACGGCCACCGCCGAGACCGTGGTGGGGGTGCTCGGGGCGCTGCTCGGCGGGGCCGCCGTCGTGCCCGTGCCGCCCGACTCCGGGCCCCGGGAGCGGGCGCACATCCTGCGGGACTCGGGCGCGACGCTGTTGCTGGCCGGGGCGGAGGACGTGCCGGCGGAGGTCGACGTCCGACGCGTCGACCTGACGCGAACCTCCAGCACCCGCCATCCCGAGCCGGGGCCCGAACAGCCCGCGTTGATCATGTATACGAGCGGCACCACGGGGGCGCCGAAGGGAGCCGTCCTGACGCACGGTGCGGTCGAGGCCGGCATCGACGCGCTCGCCGAGGTGTGGGCATGGACCCCCGACGACGTCCTGGTGCACGGGCTGCCCCTCTTCCACGTACACGGTCTCGTGCTCGGCGTGCTCGGCGCCCTGCGGGTCGGTTGCCGGTTGCGCCACACCGGACGCCCGACCCCCGAGGCGTACGCCGCGGCGGGCGGCAGCCTCTACTTCGCGGTGCCGACCGTCTGGTCGCGGATCTGTGCCCAACCCGACGTCGCCGAGCGCCTCAGTTCGGCACGGCTGCTGGTCTCCGGCAGCGCCGCCCTGCCCGGTCCGGTGTTCGATCGGATGCGTCAGCTCACCGGTCACCGGCCGGTCGAGCGCTACGGCATGACCGAGACGCTGATCACGCTGAGCAATCGCGCCGACGATCCGGCCCGGCGGCCCGGCGTGGTCGGCGCGCCGGTGCCGGGTGTGCGGACCCGGGTGGTCGACGAGGACGGGCGGGCGGTGCCGGCCGACGGCACGGCCATCGGGGAGCTGTGGGTGCGCGGTCCCATGCTGTTCAGTGGCTACCTGGGCAGACCCGACATCACGGCGGCGGTGCGCGACGACGACGGGTGGTTCCGCACGGGTGACATCGCCAGCGTGGCGCCGGACGGGGCACACCGGATCGTCGGCCGCCGGTCCACCGACCTGATCAAGAGCGGGGGCTACCGGATCGGCGCGGGCGAGGTCGAGGACGCCCTGTTGGCCCACCCGGACGTCCGCGAGGCTGCCGTCGTCGGCACGCCGGACGATGACCTCGGCCAGCAGGTGACCGCCTTCGTCGTGGCCGACCAGGTGACCGCCGCCGAACTCGTCGACTTCGTGGCCCGGACGCTCTCCGCCCACAAACGGCCCCGGCGGATCAGCTTCCTGGACGCGCTGCCGCGCAACGCGATGGGCAAGGTGCAGAAACACCTGCTCGTCGATTGA
- a CDS encoding cellulose-binding domain-containing protein: MRFFRARPAWAVLVVAALTATGTAVLTDPAGAAQGCQVTYTPNQWPGGFTAAVKVSPGDTAVSSWTVTWTYAGDERITSGWNATVTQSGTTVTARNASYNGSIPAGGSTEFGVQGTFGSSGGAPTGFSLNGVPCNGAAPTTPPPTTPPPTTPPPTTPPPTTPPPVGCAGAVLCDGFENQTGSTPSGEWSVVNPDCSGAGTASIDTTTTHSGSRAVRINGAAGYCNHVFVRSSKNLASVGSVRYARIWVRHTTAQPTDHTTMITMTDAADNNRDLRLGGQNGALQWNRASDDATLPEQSPAGVAQSVPLPTNRWACVEFMVDGATGQLRTWLDGAAIAGLTADGVPTHDIDGQWYNRTWRPQLTDLRLGWESYGAGADTLWYDDVAVGSSRIGC, translated from the coding sequence ATGAGATTTTTCCGTGCCCGCCCCGCCTGGGCCGTGCTGGTGGTCGCCGCCCTGACCGCGACCGGAACGGCGGTGCTCACCGACCCGGCCGGCGCCGCCCAGGGATGCCAGGTCACCTACACGCCCAACCAGTGGCCCGGCGGGTTCACCGCCGCGGTGAAGGTGTCGCCCGGCGACACCGCCGTCTCCAGTTGGACCGTCACCTGGACGTACGCCGGCGACGAACGCATCACGAGCGGCTGGAACGCCACCGTTACCCAGTCCGGCACGACGGTCACCGCCCGCAACGCGTCGTACAACGGCAGCATTCCGGCCGGCGGCTCCACCGAGTTCGGCGTGCAGGGGACCTTCGGCTCCAGCGGTGGCGCGCCGACCGGATTCAGCCTGAACGGCGTACCGTGCAACGGCGCCGCGCCGACCACGCCCCCGCCGACCACGCCTCCACCCACGACGCCCCCGCCGACCACGCCCCCGCCCACGACGCCCCCGCCGGTCGGGTGTGCCGGGGCGGTGCTCTGCGACGGCTTCGAGAACCAGACCGGCTCGACGCCGTCCGGCGAGTGGAGCGTGGTGAACCCGGACTGCTCCGGTGCCGGCACCGCCAGCATCGACACCACCACCACGCACAGCGGGAGCCGGGCGGTCCGGATCAACGGGGCGGCGGGCTACTGCAACCACGTCTTCGTGCGGTCCTCGAAGAACCTCGCCAGCGTGGGTAGTGTCCGCTACGCGCGGATCTGGGTGCGGCACACCACCGCCCAGCCCACCGATCACACCACGATGATCACGATGACCGACGCCGCCGACAACAACAGGGATCTGCGGCTGGGCGGCCAGAACGGCGCCCTCCAGTGGAACCGCGCCTCCGACGACGCGACGCTGCCCGAGCAGAGCCCGGCCGGGGTGGCGCAGAGCGTGCCGCTGCCCACCAACCGGTGGGCCTGCGTGGAATTCATGGTGGACGGCGCGACCGGCCAGCTCCGTACCTGGCTGGACGGCGCCGCCATCGCCGGGTTGACCGCCGACGGCGTGCCGACGCACGACATCGACGGCCAGTGGTACAACCGCACCTGGCGGCCGCAGCTCACCGACCTGAGGCTGGGCTGGGAGAGCTACGGCGCCGGGGCCGACACCCTCTGGTACGACGACGTCGCGGTCGGGTCCAGCCGGATCGGCTGCTGA
- a CDS encoding DinB family protein, translated as MADLSDAKTALREYLRGTREDLIWKLDGLSEREVRLPRTATGNNLLGIIKHCLNVEAGYFGQTFGRQFPTPDELVPMEAYDEDPQADWYAYEDETKDGLIDLYRRVALFVDETIEQLPLDAPGRVPWWRPGAQDATLHRIIIHVTTDLARHAGHADILREQIDTTIGLRRENSVLPDGHDWPAYVAKLTKLADRFG; from the coding sequence ATGGCTGACCTGAGCGACGCGAAGACCGCCCTGCGGGAATACCTCCGGGGGACTCGCGAGGACCTGATCTGGAAGCTCGACGGGCTGAGCGAACGCGAGGTGCGACTCCCCCGCACCGCGACCGGCAACAACCTCCTGGGGATCATCAAGCACTGCCTCAACGTCGAGGCCGGCTACTTCGGGCAGACCTTCGGGCGGCAGTTCCCGACGCCCGACGAACTGGTCCCGATGGAGGCGTACGACGAGGACCCGCAGGCGGACTGGTACGCGTACGAGGACGAGACGAAGGACGGGCTGATCGACCTGTACCGCCGGGTCGCGCTGTTCGTGGACGAGACGATCGAGCAGCTTCCGCTGGACGCGCCGGGACGGGTGCCGTGGTGGCGGCCCGGCGCGCAGGACGCGACCCTGCACCGGATCATCATCCACGTGACCACCGACCTGGCCCGGCACGCCGGTCACGCGGACATCCTGCGTGAGCAGATCGACACCACGATCGGCCTGCGACGGGAGAACAGCGTCCTCCCCGACGGCCACGACTGGCCGGCGTACGTCGCCAAGCTGACGAAGCTGGCCGACCGCTTCGGCTGA
- a CDS encoding cellulose binding domain-containing protein: protein MRRTSKVYAGLAALLLPVTAAIMAIGVTPADAAVGGSGPYPADYETSPSLANHTIFRPQTLPSERLPILAWGNGGCSGNGLSQGNFLREIASHGFLAIANGAPNGSGSTNSQMLTQSIDWAFAENARQGSKYYNKIDTSRVAVAGFSCGGLEAYAVSNDPRVTTTGIFSSGLLNDADDYQLRRLTKPIAYFVGGPSDIAYPNAMDDWGKLPSGLPAFMGNLNVGHGGTYDQTNGGEFGRVAVLYLKWRLKGDTTAGTNFVGANCGLCRTQWTVQQKNLTLGDDTPPTTPPPTTPPPTTPPPGGTPACTAVYAVQDQWNGGFVANVTVTAGTAALTGWRVTLNLPSGAAVTSMWNGVGSGTSGTVTVANQSYNGRLAAGQSTSFGFQGTGNGNGATTTCAGS, encoded by the coding sequence ATGAGAAGGACATCGAAGGTCTACGCGGGGCTGGCGGCACTGCTGCTGCCGGTCACCGCAGCGATCATGGCGATCGGCGTGACACCCGCGGACGCCGCGGTCGGCGGCTCCGGCCCCTACCCCGCCGACTACGAGACCTCCCCCAGCCTCGCCAACCACACCATCTTCCGTCCGCAGACGCTGCCGTCCGAGCGCCTACCGATCCTGGCCTGGGGCAACGGAGGCTGCTCGGGCAACGGCCTCTCCCAGGGCAACTTCCTGCGCGAGATCGCCTCGCACGGCTTCCTCGCCATCGCCAACGGCGCGCCGAACGGGTCCGGGTCGACGAACTCCCAGATGCTCACCCAGTCCATCGACTGGGCGTTCGCGGAGAACGCCCGGCAGGGCAGCAAGTACTACAACAAGATCGACACGAGCAGGGTCGCCGTGGCCGGCTTCTCCTGCGGCGGCCTGGAGGCGTACGCCGTCTCCAACGACCCGCGCGTCACCACGACCGGCATCTTCAGCAGCGGCCTGCTCAACGACGCGGACGACTACCAGCTGCGGAGGCTGACCAAACCGATCGCCTACTTCGTCGGTGGGCCCAGCGACATCGCGTACCCCAACGCCATGGACGACTGGGGCAAGCTACCGTCCGGGTTGCCCGCGTTCATGGGCAACCTGAACGTCGGGCACGGCGGCACCTACGACCAGACCAACGGCGGTGAGTTCGGCCGGGTCGCGGTGCTCTACCTGAAGTGGCGGCTCAAGGGCGACACCACCGCCGGGACCAACTTCGTCGGCGCCAACTGCGGCCTGTGCCGCACCCAGTGGACCGTCCAGCAGAAGAACCTGACGCTCGGCGACGACACACCGCCCACCACCCCGCCGCCCACCACGCCACCGCCCACCACGCCACCCCCGGGCGGCACTCCCGCCTGCACCGCCGTCTACGCGGTGCAGGACCAGTGGAACGGCGGCTTCGTCGCCAACGTCACCGTCACGGCGGGGACCGCCGCCCTCACCGGCTGGCGGGTCACCCTCAACCTGCCGAGCGGCGCGGCGGTCACCTCGATGTGGAACGGCGTCGGCAGCGGCACCAGCGGCACCGTCACCGTCGCGAACCAGAGTTACAACGGTCGCCTGGCCGCCGGCCAGTCGACAAGCTTCGGGTTCCAGGGCACCGGGAACGGCAACGGGGCCACCACCACCTGCGCCGGAAGCTGA
- a CDS encoding PaaX family transcriptional regulator C-terminal domain-containing protein has product MDAREPADDVRAPRAQVGSSPQHLLTTVLGEYLDSADADLPSTAIIAILAEFGVSEASARAALSRLVKRGLIAVRGRGRPPVYHLTPTAIARHRTRMRHFLSFGARPPRWTGEWLLVSFSIPSAGQAARHAVRRTLGALRFVGLYDSVWIRPGSDAAPVREALDEVLRDADGARWSVLHVRFDEEAGPHGPASAYDLTTLASGYADFVARYAELRAAARAGTVTPVRALVARTSAMDSWRRFADLDPDLPAHLLPRHWPRQQARETFLDIHSTLGSLAEARLVEVATPHWPQAAAWITHFRVSTDPDHPEPTGGTRADAGTD; this is encoded by the coding sequence GTGGATGCACGCGAGCCGGCCGACGACGTCCGAGCCCCCCGGGCCCAGGTCGGGTCCAGTCCGCAACACCTGCTGACCACGGTGCTCGGCGAATATCTCGACTCCGCCGACGCGGACCTGCCGTCGACCGCGATCATCGCGATCCTGGCCGAGTTCGGGGTCAGCGAGGCGAGCGCCCGCGCCGCGCTGTCGCGGCTGGTCAAGCGCGGTCTCATCGCGGTACGAGGGCGGGGGCGCCCACCGGTCTACCACCTCACGCCGACGGCGATCGCCAGGCACCGCACCCGGATGCGACACTTCCTCAGCTTCGGCGCCCGACCCCCGCGCTGGACCGGCGAGTGGCTGCTGGTGTCGTTCTCGATCCCGAGCGCCGGTCAGGCCGCCCGGCACGCCGTACGCCGGACGTTGGGCGCGCTGCGCTTCGTGGGCCTGTACGACAGCGTGTGGATCCGACCGGGGTCCGATGCCGCCCCGGTGCGCGAGGCGCTGGACGAGGTGCTGCGCGACGCCGACGGCGCACGGTGGTCCGTCCTGCACGTCCGGTTCGACGAGGAGGCCGGACCGCACGGTCCGGCGTCCGCGTACGACCTGACCACCCTCGCCTCGGGGTACGCGGACTTCGTCGCCCGCTACGCGGAGCTACGCGCGGCGGCACGCGCCGGCACGGTGACCCCGGTCCGGGCCCTGGTGGCCCGGACCTCCGCCATGGACTCCTGGCGGAGGTTCGCGGACCTCGACCCGGACCTGCCCGCGCACCTGCTGCCGAGGCACTGGCCCCGCCAGCAGGCCCGGGAGACCTTCCTGGACATCCACTCCACGCTCGGCTCGCTCGCCGAGGCCCGCCTCGTCGAGGTGGCCACGCCGCACTGGCCGCAGGCCGCCGCGTGGATCACGCACTTCCGGGTCTCCACCGACCCCGACCACCCGGAGCCGACCGGCGGGACGCGGGCGGACGCCGGAACAGATTGA
- a CDS encoding YcxB family protein has protein sequence MHIRFDVPADPAYPGRVAAALAGVRLRRYTYVGAALAVVGVVGLAVAWSTGSGQRISPLWTALLIGGVLSMLYLPWVRTRAQRRSDRYAVEGGYDITDDNIMMRSGSESGGIAWDGVAQVRETPDFWIVYVGRMPATVIPRWLMSAEDAETLRIFLAERGLLR, from the coding sequence GTGCACATCCGTTTTGACGTACCCGCCGATCCCGCCTACCCCGGCCGCGTGGCCGCCGCTCTGGCCGGTGTTCGGCTGCGCCGGTACACCTACGTCGGCGCGGCCCTCGCGGTCGTCGGAGTGGTCGGCCTCGCCGTCGCGTGGAGCACCGGCTCGGGTCAGCGCATCTCCCCGCTGTGGACGGCGTTGCTCATCGGTGGCGTGCTGTCGATGCTGTACCTGCCGTGGGTGCGCACGCGCGCCCAGCGCCGCTCCGACAGGTACGCGGTCGAGGGCGGGTACGACATCACCGACGACAACATCATGATGCGCAGCGGTTCGGAGTCCGGCGGCATCGCCTGGGACGGCGTCGCGCAGGTGCGGGAGACGCCCGACTTCTGGATCGTGTACGTCGGCCGGATGCCGGCGACCGTGATCCCACGCTGGTTGATGTCGGCCGAGGATGCCGAGACGTTGCGGATCTTCCTGGCGGAACGGGGGCTGCTCCGGTGA